Below is a window of Methylosinus sp. PW1 DNA.
CGCATTGCCATTCGCGGCCGATGGCGTCGCGCAAAGTATATTCGAGCTTCGGCCCATAGAAGGCGCCCTCGCCCGGATTGACGCCGGTCTCGAGGCCGCGCGCCTTCAGCTCGTCGAGCACCTTGTAGAGCGCCGCCTCCGCCTTGGCCCAGGCTTCATCGGAGCCGACATGCTTCTCCGGCCGGGTGGAGAGCTTCACCACCACATGGTCGAAGCCGAAGTCTTTGTAGATCGTCAGGATGAGGTCGTTGATCTTCAACGCCTCCTCCATGATCTGATCCTCATTGCAGAAGATATGCGCGTCGTCCTGCGTGAAGGCGCGCACGCGCATCATGCCATGCAGCGCGCCCGACGGCTCGTAGCGATGCACAATGCCGAATTCGGCGATCTTCACCGGCAGGTCGCGATAGGACTTCAGCCCGTTTTTGAAGATTTGCACATGGCCGGGGCAGTTCATCGGCTTCAACGCGAAAATGCGCTCGTCCTCGGTCTTGGTGAGGAACATGTTCTCGCGATAGGTCTGCCAATGGCCGGAGGTCTCCCACAAAGCGCGATCGAGCACCTGCGGCGTGTTCACCTCGCGATAGCCCGCGGCCTTCTGGCGCCGGCGCATATAGGAGACGAGGCTCTGGAACAGCGCCCAGCCCTTCTCGTGCCAGAAGATCGTGCCCGGCCCCTCCTCCTGGAAATGGAAGAGATCCATCTCCCGGCCCAAGCGCCGATGATCGCGGCGCTCGGCCTCCTCGAGGCGATGCAGATAGGCGTCGAGGTCCTCCTGCTTCGCGAAAGCGGTGCCGTAGATGCGCGAGAGCATCGGGTTGTTGTGATCGCCGCGCCAATAGGCGCCCGCCACCTTCATCAGCTTGAAGGCGGTGCCGACTTTGCCGATCGACGGCAGATGCGGGCCACGGCACAGGTCGAGCCAATGGCCCTGGCGATAGATCTTCAAGTCCTCGCCGCCGGGAATGCTCTCGATCAGCTCGCGCTTGAAGGCCTCGCCCTTGGCGGTGAAATAGGTCTTGGCCTGGTCGCGGCTCCAGACTTCCTTGGTGATGGCGGCGTCACGCGCGACGATCTCGCGCATCTTCTTCTCGATGGCGGGAAGATCGTCCGGCGTGAACGGCTCGGCGCGATAGAAGTCGTAATAGAAGCCGTTCTCGATCACCGGGCCGATGGTGACCTGCGTGCCGGGAAACAGCTCCTGCACGGCCTCCGCCAGCAGATGCGCGCAGTCGTGACGGATCAGTTCCAGCGCGCGCGGATCCTCGCGGCCGACGAACTCGATTTTGGCGTCGCGGTCGATCGTATCGACGAGGTCGCGCAGCTCTCCATCGAGAGCCATGGCGACCGTTCGCTTGGCGAGGGAAGGGGAAATGCTCTTGGCGATATCGAGGCCGGAGACGCCGGGCTCGAATTGACGGGACGCCCCGTCGGGGAAGGTTACGGCGATCATATGCTCTCCTCATGCGCCCACTCGCCGATACAAGTCGGCGTAAGTCGCTTTCGGCCCGAGATGGGCCGGGGGCCTTGATAAGGCAAGCATGTCGCGCTTGGCAATCGCTGGCGCGGGGTCGATCGGCCGAATGCCGGAAGAGGCGTTTCCACCTCCCCCTCGAGGGGGAGGTCGAGCGCCGAAGGCGCTCGGGAGGGGGTGACGCCCCGAATCTCGGGGCTCCCCACCCCGTCCGGCTGACGCCGGCCGACCCTCCCCATGAAGGGGAGGGTGGAGCGCCCTTCGGCGAAATCGCTCTTATTTCAACGCGAATCCCAGCGCCCGCAGCGCCTCCTTCAGCCGATCGCGGCCGCTGAGGCTCTCCGGGCCGCGCACGCGGGAGAGCGCCTGGCGAATCCAGCCTTGCTCGGGCAGGCCCGCCTCCTTCTGGAAATCGCGGAACTTCTCGTCATAGGTCTTCACCGCCTCGCGCTGCGCCTCGTTCCAGGCATATTGCTCGCGATGCAGAACGGCTCCTTGGCCGAGGCGCGGGCGCACGCCGCCGGCCTTGGCCGGATCGGGACGGCCGACCGCCATGCCGAAGACGGCGAAAACGCCCGGCGGCAGGTCCAGCTCCTTCGCCACTTCCTCCGGCTTGTTGCGAATCCCGCCGATATAGACCCCGCCGAAGCCGAGAGACTCCAGCGCGACCAGCGCATTTTGCGCGGCGAGGCCGGCGTCGATCGCGGCGGTGAGGAACATTTCGAGATAGGGCAGCGCCGCCCCGTCGCGGCCCTGCTCCTTGCCGATATTCTCGAGCCGCGAGAGATCGGCGAGCCACAGAAGAAACAAAGGCGCGTCGCGAATATGCTGCTGATTGCCGGCGAGATCGGCGAGGCGGCTCTTGCGCGCCTCGTCCTCCACGGCGACGAGGCTCCAGACCTGGAGATTGGAGGAGGTGGCGGCCGATTGCGCGGCGGCCACGACGGTCGCCAGAGTCTCCGCGGGAATTTTTTCCGGCAGATAGGCGCGGATGGACCGATGCGCGAGCAGAAGATCGAGCGTCTCGTTCCAAACGGGCGGCGTGGGCGAGTCGTCGCGGCGATAGCGGGCGCGGATCGCCTCCGCGCCATCGGCCGCGCTCAATTCCCCTTTGGTGATCGGCTTGTTCATATCGTCTCCAGAAAACGCCGCGTGACGCGCGCACTTACGCGCGCTTTGCGGCATGGTGGCGAAAGCGGCCGCAAAAATCCACCCTGCGCCGTCGGAAAAGAGGAAGCGGACGGCGCAGGCGCCGACCCCTCGGCTTGTACGGATAGCGGCGGCGTCCGAGCCGCTCCTTGTGGACAACGCCGGGCAGTTCTGTTAATCCCCCGCGCACGGGTCAGGCGCTCCGTCAGCGCCCGACCGACTATTCTCACCCGCAGCAACGTCTCCACCCGGGGCGCGCGCCGCCTCTAGAAACAGGATCGCTTCGTGCAAGTTCTCGTCCGCGACAATAATGTCGACCAGGCTCTCAAGGCGCTGAAGAAGAAGATGCAGCGCGAAGGCATTTTCCGTGAGATGAAGCTCCGCGGCCATTATGAGAAGCCCTCGGAGAAGCGCGCCCGCGAGAAGGCCGAGGCCGTGCGCCGCGCCCGCAAGCTCGCCCGCAAGAAGCTGCAGCGCGAAGGCCTGCTGCCCGTGAAGGCGAAGCCCGCCGTCGGCGGCCGCTGATCGAAAAAAGGCGGGCGCGTCGAAATCTCGCCGAATTGCCCGCTATCATTCGTCTTCGTCGCGCATTCGAAGCGCTTTCAGGACTTGTCTGAGGAGGTCGGACGGAATGGAATTGCCGCTCGGATCGGCGGTTCGCCGGACGTCCCTCACATTTTGCCGCTGCGCGCCTCTGCGCGCGGGCGTCGCAATGCTGACTCTGCTCGCCCTCGCCGGCTGCGAGACCGCCGGCGTGCTTCGGCCGCCGGGACGCGGCTTCGCCGAGACCGACGCCGCCGATCCGAGAGCCGCCAACGCCAATATCGAGTCGCTCTCCGAGGTCGTGCGCCGCAATCCGACGCCGGAGGCCTATAATACGCGCGGCGTTGCGCTGGCCAAGATCGGCCAGTTCCAGGAGGCGATCGCCGATTTCTCCCAGGCGATCAAGATCGAGCCCAACAGCGCCGCCGCCTTCACCAATCGCGCTCTCGCCTTCCGCCAGATCGGCCGCAACGATCAGGCGCGGCTCGACTTCGACCGCGCCATAGACGTGAACCCCAGCCACGCGCCGGCCTATATCGGCCGCGCCAATCTGTTGCGCGCGCAGGGCAATCTCGATCAGGCGCTCGCCGATCTCGACGCCGCGATCAAGCTCAATCCCGAGAGCGCGCAAGCCTTTCACGCGCGGGGGCTGATCCATCAGAAGCGCGGCGACAATCAGCGCGCCGTCACCGATTTCGACAACGCCATCGACCGTGATCCTTTCGCGGCGGCGCCCTATCAGGCGCGCGGCGAGAGCCTCGTGACGCTCGGCAACTACGACAAGGCGATCGAGGATTTCAACGCGGCGCTCAATGTCGACAATAGGAGCGCGCCGGCCTGGGCCTGGCTCGGCCTCGCCTATGAGCGCAAGGGCAATCGCCAGAAGGCGGCGGAATCCTATCAGCGCGCTCTGGCGCTCGATCCGCAGCAGCCGATCGCGAAACAGGGCTCCTCGCGCGGCTGAGCCTCGAGCGCTCGCCTAGAGACGCCGCGGCTCGACGAGCGCAACGCGGATGCACGAGATCTCAACGCTCGTGGAAATTCCCCAGAGCCGCCAGCACGCGCTCGTGCACCGGTGGCGCGGGTGGAGGGGGCTCGAACGCCCGTCCGGTGATTCGCTCGTAGGCCTCGACGTAGGTCAGCGCGGTCTTCCAGATCAGTTCCGGGGGGATTTCCGGGACATCATTCCCGTACGGATCATATCGCGCGGCGACCCATTCGCGGATCACATCCTTGTCGAAGCTGTCCGGGCGCTCCCCGGCGGCCAGGCGCTGAGGATAGGTGTCCGCCCGCCAGTAGCGGCTGGAATCGGGGGTATGAATCTCGTCTGCGAGGCGGAGGGTTCCCTGGGCGTCGAGCCCGAACTCATATTTGGTGTCGGCGAGGATCAGGCCGCGTTCAGCGGCCAGAGCTCGGCCTCGGGCGAACAGAGCGAGGGCGGCTTCGCTCACCTGCCGCCACTGGCCTTCGCTGAGCAACCCGCTCGCGAGGATCTCGCCTTCAGTCAGCGGCTGGTCATGAGCGCCGTCGGCGGCCTTGCTGGTGGGGGTGATGATCGGCGTCTCGAGCGCCTGATTGTCGGCGAGGCCGTCGGGAAGCAGTTGTCCGTACATCTGCCGGCGACCAGCCCGGTACATGGTCAGGATCGAGGTGCTGGTCGTGCCCGCCAAATAGCCCCGCACAACGATCTCCACCGGCAGGATCTCTAGGCGCCGGCCAACGACGATGTTCGGGTCGGGGTAGTCCAGCACGTGGTTGGGGCAGAGGTCGGCGGTATGCTCGAAGGCCCAGCGGGCGATGCCATTCAGCACTTGGCCCTTGAACGGAATACAGCACAGGATCCGGTCGAAGGCCGACAAACGGTCGGACGTGACCAGGATACGCCGCCCGTCAGCTAGGTCGTAGTTGTCGCGCACCTTGCCGCGGTAGAGGCCGGGCAGGCGCGTGTCGATCGCCTCCCTCATCACTTGGTGGCGGCTGGCCGCCAGTCTGGTTTCGTCGATCGTGGACATGATGGTTTCCCTGACCGCCTCGCGGTCTTGTCGTTAGCGCGCCTTTGAAGCCGCGACGGCTAATGTCCGCTGGCCGTCTTATTGGACATTATCGTTTCACGATCGAGGTCTCGAGGGCGGCGTCCACCCAGCGGGCGACGCGCGGAAACACATCGGGCAAACCCAGCACCAGATGCTGCCCGCCGGACACGAGCACGAAGCGCTTCGGCTCATTGGCGAGATCGAAGAGCTTGCGGCCGAGCGCGATCGGCACCACGCCATCCTTGTCGCCATGCACGATCAGCACGGGAACATGCACGTCGCGAATGGCGAGATCGGAGCGGAACTGATCCAGCATCAGCCAGCGCACCGGCAGAAAGCCATAGCGCGTCTCGGCGACATCGGCCGCCGAGGAGAAGGGCGAGTCGAGCGCCAGCGCCGCCGCCTCCCGCCGCGCGGCGAGCTGCGTCGCGACGCCCGAGCCCAATGATTCGCCGACAATGACGATCCGCTCCGGCCCATAGCCGCGGGCGCGGGCCTCCGCATAGGCGGCCTCGGCGTCGCGTATCAGGCCCTCTTGCGTCGGCGTTCCGCTGGAGCCGGCATAGCCGCGATAGGCGATGGCGAGAAAGCCATAGCCTTCGCCCAAGAAAAATCGAAAGCGCGCGACGCGATCGACGAGCCCGCCGGCGTTGCCGTGGAAATAGAGCAGCACCGGCCGCCCCTCGCGCGGCGGCGCATGCCAGGCGACGATCGTCTCGCCGTCCGAGGTCGCGAGCTTCAGCTCCTCGACGCCGGAGAGCCCCGCCTGCTGCGGCGATATCTGGCGCATGTCCGGCAGATATTGCAGGCGCCGCTGAAACAGGCCGAGCGCCGCCGCCGCCAGAACATAGGCTCCGACAACGACGAGCGCCGCCCATTTCAGCAACGCCAGCGCCATGGTCAGCCTCCGCTTTCGGCCTTGCGCCGCGCCTCGGCGCGCTCATCGAGCTTCACCGCGATGAAGCCCGCGACGAGCACGAGAACGGCGCCGGCGATAGAGGCGCCGAGCTCGAAATGCGCCGGCGCGGTCCAGCCGAATTTCTCCCAGATCGGATCGCTGGCGATGAGCTCGCCCGAAATCCAGCCGAGCAGGCCCGCGCCCGCCCAGACCAGAATGGGAAAACGCGACAGCGCCTGCATCAGCAGGCCGGCGCCGAAGACCACGATCGGCACCGACACGGCGAGGCCGAAGATGATGAGCGGCATGGAGCCTTCCGCCGCGCCGGCGATGGCGATGACATTGTCGAGCGACATCACCGCATCGGCCATGATGATGGCCGCCACCGCGCCCCAGAGGTCCTCTTTGGCCTCCATATGATGCTCGGTCTCGTCG
It encodes the following:
- the thrS gene encoding threonine--tRNA ligase produces the protein MIAVTFPDGASRQFEPGVSGLDIAKSISPSLAKRTVAMALDGELRDLVDTIDRDAKIEFVGREDPRALELIRHDCAHLLAEAVQELFPGTQVTIGPVIENGFYYDFYRAEPFTPDDLPAIEKKMREIVARDAAITKEVWSRDQAKTYFTAKGEAFKRELIESIPGGEDLKIYRQGHWLDLCRGPHLPSIGKVGTAFKLMKVAGAYWRGDHNNPMLSRIYGTAFAKQEDLDAYLHRLEEAERRDHRRLGREMDLFHFQEEGPGTIFWHEKGWALFQSLVSYMRRRQKAAGYREVNTPQVLDRALWETSGHWQTYRENMFLTKTEDERIFALKPMNCPGHVQIFKNGLKSYRDLPVKIAEFGIVHRYEPSGALHGMMRVRAFTQDDAHIFCNEDQIMEEALKINDLILTIYKDFGFDHVVVKLSTRPEKHVGSDEAWAKAEAALYKVLDELKARGLETGVNPGEGAFYGPKLEYTLRDAIGREWQCGTTQVDFNLPGRFGAFYIGADSEKKTPVMIHRAMFGSLERFTGILIEHYAGHLPLWLSPLQIVVCTITQDADDYALEVAAEARKLGLSVDLDLRNEKITYKVREHSLAKVPALLVVGKKEAAERTVSIRRLGSQAQSSASLSDALAALAAEATPPDVKQA
- a CDS encoding NADPH-dependent oxidoreductase, which produces MNKPITKGELSAADGAEAIRARYRRDDSPTPPVWNETLDLLLAHRSIRAYLPEKIPAETLATVVAAAQSAATSSNLQVWSLVAVEDEARKSRLADLAGNQQHIRDAPLFLLWLADLSRLENIGKEQGRDGAALPYLEMFLTAAIDAGLAAQNALVALESLGFGGVYIGGIRNKPEEVAKELDLPPGVFAVFGMAVGRPDPAKAGGVRPRLGQGAVLHREQYAWNEAQREAVKTYDEKFRDFQKEAGLPEQGWIRQALSRVRGPESLSGRDRLKEALRALGFALK
- the rpsU gene encoding 30S ribosomal protein S21; the encoded protein is MQVLVRDNNVDQALKALKKKMQREGIFREMKLRGHYEKPSEKRAREKAEAVRRARKLARKKLQREGLLPVKAKPAVGGR
- a CDS encoding tetratricopeptide repeat protein — protein: MELPLGSAVRRTSLTFCRCAPLRAGVAMLTLLALAGCETAGVLRPPGRGFAETDAADPRAANANIESLSEVVRRNPTPEAYNTRGVALAKIGQFQEAIADFSQAIKIEPNSAAAFTNRALAFRQIGRNDQARLDFDRAIDVNPSHAPAYIGRANLLRAQGNLDQALADLDAAIKLNPESAQAFHARGLIHQKRGDNQRAVTDFDNAIDRDPFAAAPYQARGESLVTLGNYDKAIEDFNAALNVDNRSAPAWAWLGLAYERKGNRQKAAESYQRALALDPQQPIAKQGSSRG
- a CDS encoding phosphoribosylaminoimidazolesuccinocarboxamide synthase, which encodes MSTIDETRLAASRHQVMREAIDTRLPGLYRGKVRDNYDLADGRRILVTSDRLSAFDRILCCIPFKGQVLNGIARWAFEHTADLCPNHVLDYPDPNIVVGRRLEILPVEIVVRGYLAGTTSTSILTMYRAGRRQMYGQLLPDGLADNQALETPIITPTSKAADGAHDQPLTEGEILASGLLSEGQWRQVSEAALALFARGRALAAERGLILADTKYEFGLDAQGTLRLADEIHTPDSSRYWRADTYPQRLAAGERPDSFDKDVIREWVAARYDPYGNDVPEIPPELIWKTALTYVEAYERITGRAFEPPPPAPPVHERVLAALGNFHER
- a CDS encoding alpha/beta hydrolase, translating into MALALLKWAALVVVGAYVLAAAALGLFQRRLQYLPDMRQISPQQAGLSGVEELKLATSDGETIVAWHAPPREGRPVLLYFHGNAGGLVDRVARFRFFLGEGYGFLAIAYRGYAGSSGTPTQEGLIRDAEAAYAEARARGYGPERIVIVGESLGSGVATQLAARREAAALALDSPFSSAADVAETRYGFLPVRWLMLDQFRSDLAIRDVHVPVLIVHGDKDGVVPIALGRKLFDLANEPKRFVLVSGGQHLVLGLPDVFPRVARWVDAALETSIVKR
- a CDS encoding TerC family protein, producing the protein MNGDELSVGFQVLEIIWIDLLLSGDNAILIALACHKLPKQQRRWGILLGAGGGVLLRIAFAFVVIQLMAIPALKALGGLMLLGVATKLLVDETEHHMEAKEDLWGAVAAIIMADAVMSLDNVIAIAGAAEGSMPLIIFGLAVSVPIVVFGAGLLMQALSRFPILVWAGAGLLGWISGELIASDPIWEKFGWTAPAHFELGASIAGAVLVLVAGFIAVKLDERAEARRKAESGG